From a region of the Emcibacter sp. SYSU 3D8 genome:
- a CDS encoding DNA repair exonuclease has protein sequence MVRFIHTADWQIGKHFANIPGDAGAALRSQRIDTVKAIAALARTEEVDAVLVAGDVFDANTVSDRTIRQLVNALSGFSGDWVFIPGNHDAALAVSAWSRLSGMGAPPNVKLALTPEPLMVADGRIALLPAVLQRRHEVGDLTEWFDGAVTPAGVPRIGLAHGSVPEWLPSQSEAPNPIAPDRPTRARLDYLGLGDWHGTLKINDHCWYAGTPEADRFTSSDPGNVLLVDVQGAGAPPVVERRRVGRYRWSQQDATLNDPADLEAVGRLLGSLEGDHADHLVWLRLEGLIDFAGRRHLDEMCADWEGRFHHLRLDQDGLTAVPNEDDIDLIDRSGFVREAIEHLRGIAASPGHEQASTARDALLRLYQEHVRLGN, from the coding sequence ATGGTCAGATTTATCCACACGGCGGATTGGCAGATTGGCAAGCATTTCGCCAACATTCCCGGCGATGCCGGCGCGGCGCTCCGGTCGCAACGTATCGACACCGTAAAAGCCATCGCCGCTCTCGCGCGGACGGAAGAGGTTGACGCCGTACTGGTCGCTGGCGATGTCTTCGACGCGAATACAGTCAGCGACCGGACCATCAGGCAACTTGTTAACGCGCTGTCGGGGTTTTCGGGGGACTGGGTATTCATTCCTGGCAACCACGATGCCGCACTCGCTGTTTCAGCTTGGAGCAGGCTGAGTGGCATGGGCGCTCCGCCCAATGTGAAGCTCGCGCTGACGCCAGAGCCGTTGATGGTCGCCGATGGCCGAATTGCGCTGCTGCCTGCGGTGCTCCAACGTCGACATGAGGTCGGCGACCTTACCGAATGGTTTGATGGCGCCGTTACGCCGGCCGGAGTTCCGCGTATTGGTCTCGCCCATGGCAGCGTGCCGGAATGGCTCCCGAGCCAATCCGAGGCGCCAAACCCGATTGCGCCAGATCGGCCGACACGCGCAAGGCTGGATTACCTGGGACTCGGTGATTGGCATGGAACACTAAAGATCAACGACCACTGCTGGTATGCCGGTACGCCGGAAGCGGACCGGTTCACGTCATCCGATCCTGGGAACGTGCTGCTCGTCGACGTGCAGGGAGCCGGTGCGCCCCCCGTGGTAGAGCGGCGGCGCGTAGGCCGCTATCGCTGGAGCCAGCAGGATGCGACGCTGAACGATCCGGCCGATCTGGAAGCTGTGGGCCGCCTTCTAGGCTCCCTGGAGGGCGATCATGCCGATCACCTGGTGTGGCTGCGCCTGGAGGGCTTGATTGACTTCGCTGGCCGCCGGCACCTCGACGAGATGTGCGCGGACTGGGAGGGACGCTTCCACCATCTGCGGCTCGATCAGGATGGTCTGACAGCGGTGCCGAACGAGGATGACATCGATCTGATTGACCGGTCGGGCTTCGTACGGGAGGCGATCGAGCACCTTCGCGGGATTGCTGCATCGCCGGGCCATGAGCAGGCATCCACAGCGCGTGACGCGCTTTTGCGTCTCTATCAGGAACACGTTCGGCTGGGAAATTGA
- a CDS encoding AAA family ATPase, translating to MFIHRIALKNFRKFTDKVEVGSIGDGLTVIVGDNEEGKSTLLKAVQTSLFDRAKLTGQGRDQMTPYGAQVNPELEVDFSLDDETYQLRKVFANQQGSALLKCTRGGPWQNDAADEQLQELLKYTPRGRGESSNENRGLAGLLWIEQGRAFTTLDPNRDSKDAISSAIEGEVGHVLGGERGRRLLDAVSNQLERYFTPTGQKKAALKAPASQLDDLCARHDSVCANLKEHEDKVDRLGTSRRTIRDIEEGGVLAMAEAALTQASAQQAQLGALEQSLKEVDNHFKTAQREEERVRSEMEQRARLARQIEQIGLGLASREDDERTLGGDVARLADTLHQRETDRERLRSERNELREVLRSARESLDSAVASERLQELEALIAEADASERKILEFEFELKGHSIDAKVLKELQRLSDAVTIARAALEAVSVQLSFAPDGCKSVKLAGSMVSEESITVSERVTLAFEGFGDVTVAPGAGELTTRRDVFIKAQSALDEEFTAHGVESLGDAQASHDQRSDLANRVRILKEQIERAPRSLADVRREAASLREQIGQLPGHAGKETGAVDARRAHLTAAEENLGRAEKAFAAAELAHAGAMKEWQGLWDELNQLKHDLASERSKRATLEDQLIAKREILSDGDLDRQTDVAEVERANSERRLRELEQELSGINRIAIEGELERARDAVEQTRRIISDTDREILKLEAALGEAGQQGLGEEREELEGLIEVQAAEVARLERDARAYRLLHDTMSAAEVASKRAFLQPIISRMMPYLSLVFPGSDISIDEESFDIRGIRRNDNEESFEQLSLGTREQLAVLARLAFAELLLEKGQPVALILDDPLVNSDDGRFRGMELALRRAAKKVQIIILTCHQGRYMTIGAPMIHLSECRVEG from the coding sequence ATGTTCATTCATCGCATTGCGCTTAAGAATTTCCGTAAATTCACCGACAAGGTCGAGGTCGGCAGCATCGGCGATGGCCTGACGGTCATCGTTGGCGACAACGAAGAAGGCAAGTCGACTCTGCTCAAAGCGGTTCAGACTTCGCTCTTCGACCGGGCCAAGCTGACGGGCCAGGGGCGCGACCAGATGACGCCTTACGGTGCCCAGGTGAATCCGGAACTCGAGGTGGATTTTTCCCTTGATGACGAGACCTATCAACTTCGCAAGGTGTTCGCGAACCAGCAAGGGTCTGCACTTCTGAAATGCACTCGTGGCGGACCTTGGCAGAACGACGCCGCGGACGAGCAGCTGCAGGAGCTCCTGAAATACACACCGCGCGGCCGGGGTGAATCGTCGAACGAGAACAGGGGTCTTGCGGGGCTGCTTTGGATTGAGCAGGGCCGCGCATTCACGACGCTCGACCCGAACCGCGATAGCAAGGACGCCATATCCTCGGCGATCGAAGGCGAGGTTGGTCATGTGCTGGGCGGGGAGCGAGGCCGCCGGCTGCTCGATGCCGTATCGAACCAACTGGAGCGGTACTTCACGCCGACGGGCCAGAAGAAGGCGGCGCTCAAGGCTCCCGCGAGCCAGCTGGACGACCTTTGCGCGCGGCACGATTCCGTCTGTGCCAATCTCAAGGAGCACGAAGACAAGGTTGACCGCCTGGGAACATCGCGGCGCACGATTCGCGATATTGAGGAAGGCGGCGTGCTTGCCATGGCGGAGGCTGCGCTGACGCAGGCGAGTGCTCAGCAGGCACAACTCGGGGCGCTCGAGCAGAGCCTCAAGGAGGTCGACAATCACTTCAAGACAGCGCAGCGCGAGGAGGAACGGGTACGCAGCGAGATGGAGCAGCGCGCCAGGCTGGCGCGCCAGATCGAGCAGATCGGGCTGGGGCTGGCGTCGCGCGAAGACGACGAACGGACGCTCGGTGGGGATGTCGCCCGCCTGGCGGACACCCTCCATCAGCGGGAGACTGATCGCGAGCGTCTGCGCAGTGAGAGGAACGAGCTACGCGAGGTGTTGAGATCTGCCCGCGAGTCGCTGGATTCGGCCGTAGCGTCGGAGCGTCTGCAGGAACTCGAGGCCCTCATCGCCGAGGCCGACGCGAGCGAGCGGAAGATCTTGGAGTTCGAATTCGAACTGAAAGGTCATTCGATCGACGCAAAGGTGCTCAAGGAGCTTCAGCGCCTGTCCGACGCCGTTACGATCGCGCGGGCGGCGCTGGAGGCTGTGTCGGTTCAGTTGAGCTTCGCCCCGGATGGGTGCAAGTCGGTGAAGCTCGCCGGCAGTATGGTAAGTGAGGAGTCGATTACCGTCAGCGAACGAGTGACGCTTGCCTTCGAGGGTTTCGGCGACGTCACGGTGGCGCCGGGAGCCGGCGAGCTGACGACCCGCAGAGATGTATTCATCAAAGCCCAGTCAGCGCTGGACGAGGAGTTCACGGCGCACGGCGTGGAATCACTGGGCGACGCGCAGGCCTCTCACGATCAGCGGAGCGACCTGGCGAACCGGGTGAGGATACTGAAGGAACAGATCGAGCGGGCCCCTCGTTCGCTGGCGGACGTACGGCGGGAAGCGGCCTCGCTGCGGGAACAGATTGGCCAGTTGCCCGGCCATGCTGGTAAAGAGACGGGAGCCGTGGATGCGCGTCGAGCCCACCTGACGGCAGCTGAGGAGAATCTTGGGCGCGCCGAGAAGGCGTTCGCCGCAGCGGAACTGGCGCATGCCGGTGCCATGAAGGAATGGCAGGGGCTGTGGGACGAGTTGAACCAGCTGAAACATGACTTGGCGAGCGAAAGGTCGAAGCGCGCGACGCTTGAAGACCAGCTGATCGCGAAGCGCGAGATCTTGAGCGATGGCGATCTCGATCGGCAGACCGATGTGGCGGAGGTGGAGCGCGCCAACAGTGAGCGGCGTCTCCGCGAACTGGAGCAGGAGCTATCGGGGATCAACCGCATCGCCATCGAAGGAGAGCTCGAACGCGCCCGGGATGCCGTCGAGCAGACGCGGCGGATCATCAGCGATACCGACCGGGAGATCCTCAAGCTGGAAGCTGCGCTCGGTGAGGCCGGGCAGCAGGGGCTTGGCGAGGAACGTGAAGAGCTCGAAGGCCTGATCGAGGTACAAGCTGCGGAGGTCGCACGGCTGGAGCGCGACGCGAGGGCCTACCGGCTGCTCCACGACACGATGAGCGCCGCGGAAGTGGCCAGCAAACGGGCGTTCCTTCAGCCCATCATCAGCAGAATGATGCCCTATCTCTCTCTCGTCTTTCCTGGAAGCGACATCTCCATCGACGAGGAGAGCTTTGACATCCGAGGCATCAGGCGGAACGACAACGAGGAAAGCTTCGAGCAGCTCAGCCTCGGCACTCGGGAGCAGCTTGCAGTGCTCGCGCGGCTGGCGTTCGCCGAGCTGTTACTCGAGAAAGGACAGCCGGTAGCACTGATCCTTGACGATCCGCTGGTTAACAGCGATGACGGCCGTTTTCGGGGTATGGAGCTGGCACTGCGCAGGGCGGCAAAGAAGGTGCAGATCATCATTCTGACCTGCCACCAGGGGCGGTACATGACCATTGGTGCACCGATGATTCATTTATCAGAGTGCAGGGTCGAGGGCTGA